One part of the Aspergillus luchuensis IFO 4308 DNA, chromosome 5, nearly complete sequence genome encodes these proteins:
- a CDS encoding uncharacterized protein (COG:L;~EggNog:ENOG410PY1H;~InterPro:IPR012337,IPR008906;~PFAM:PF05699;~go_function: GO:0046983 - protein dimerization activity [Evidence IEA]) produces MNRHGRARIRWSVESHSAEVWKQFDQVAEIHSGRPKVICRNCMTLLDHPQHKSHGTSAMGKHQRSSSCRKGKKKVSQQSLISDSIQRTPVSSSSPNKFTKAQLEEQLLKTITCLRLPFQIVEDNEFQRLLNLVRSGPQGVELPSAKTLRRRLREAVVTQQEMQLRDLPEDAKVSLALDCWTSPFQQAFMAITVYFIDKEWNYRELLLGFEPLHGPHSGVNLSDVLLQLLRERHLLSRIFSVTTDNATNNETLVRALQETLLSTGAIRSRDSIIRVPCMAHVIQLCLKRLLGHIKAAPQNKEVANVWSDSQMSYLRSSADHEGVASTLGKIRSFATFVNASPQRRDAFLCLQSGRTRLFPIHDVQTRWNSTFLMLRRARKLRNCIDKYCNDHDYSQFSITDDGWRQIDYLLQLTKPFFQFTMALMKTKDVTIHSVFLVYRKLLEHIERSNQRLSNKTTPWKRAMYDALLAAKQKLKEYYEKTYRDHGFLYGTGTLLAPQYKLCAFDDTEYSKCQSETSKRYCDYLRNCFAQYKRETPEMSFRPMHSSCPQQASELDRLLTPLSTSQLSARSEYDEVDRYLREGTVQLPPRAYWKEHEHEYPVLSRLARDLLSVPATGAGVERLFNTARDICHYRRGSLNESTIQDLMMYKCSEIFNLDIETLSCLEKSSIEDVDQERLEEEEAIKTSEEEFDPISDDEEGAIEDDGRVLSAGDVTSRECMMSDVSPTHDIHEQDDEEDDGEKEQNEEEATDDELLPPPIQQLRDRSQKRSSGRVTVPSSRLQGYELY; encoded by the exons ATGAACAGACACGGACGTGCCCGGATCAGATGGTCGGTTGAGTCCCATTCCGCTGAAGTCTGGAAGCAGTTCGACCAAGTGGCGGAGATACATTCAGGACGACCAAAAGTTATCTGCCGTAACTGCATGACGTTGCTAGATCACCCGCAACACAAATCACACGGGACAAGCGCAATGGGCAAACATCAGAGATCTAGCTCCTGCcgcaagggaaagaaaaaggtctcACAGCAATCTCTTATCTCGGATTCCATCCAGAGGACCCCAGTTTCTAGTTCTAGCCCAAACAAGTTCACGAAAGCGCAACTCGAGGAACAGCTCCTGAAAACTATAACGTGCTTGCGGCTTCCCTTCCAAATTGTGGAAGATAATGAATTCCAGAGACTGCTCAACTTGGTCCGCTCTGGGCCCCAAGGAGTGGAACTTCCCTCTGCAAAGACACTCCGTCGGAGACTGCGTGAAGCTGTTGTTACCCAACAAGAAATGCAACTGAGAGATCTTCCTGAAGATGCGAAAGTTTCTCTCGCCTTGGACTGTTGGACCAGCCCATTCCAGCAAGCATTCATGGCTATCACAGTCTATTTCATTGATAAAGAGTGGAATTATAGAGAGTTGCTCCTTGGTTTCGAGCCTCTGCACGGTCCTCATTCAGGGGTTAATCTGAGCGACGTCCTGCTTCAGTTACTGCGGGAACGGCATCTTTTGAGTCGAATCTTCAGCGTAACCACTGACAATGCGACAAACAACGAGACTTTGGTCCGAGCGCTGCAAGAGACGCTTCTTTCCACTGGCGCGATCCGTTCTCGGGACTCTATTATCCGGGTTCCATGCATGGCGCATGTCATCCAGCTTTGTCTAAAGCGGCTTCTGGGGCATATCAAAGCAGCGCCTCAGAATAAAGAAGTGGCAAATGTATGGTCAGACTCACAGATGAGTTATCTCAGAAGTTCGGCTGATCATGAGGGCGTGGCTAGCACACTCGGAAAG ATCAGGTCGTTTGCTACCTTTGTTAATGCAAGTCCCCAACGGCGGGATGCGTTCCTGTGTCTTCAGTCAGGTCGGACTCGACTATTTCCAATCCACGATGTGCAAACACGCTGGAACTCGACGTTCTTGATGCTCCGGCGGGCGCGCAAGTTGCGAAACTGTATTGATAAATACTGCAATGACCATGACTACTCGCAATTCAGCATcactgatgatggatggcgaCAGATTGATTACCTCCTGCAATTGACCAAGCCATTCTTTCAGTTCACCATGGCCCTCATGAAGACAAAAGATGTCACGATCCACAGTGTGTTTCTCGTCTACAGAAAGCTGCTGGAACACATCGAACGGTCAAATCAACGCTTAAGCAACAAGACAACGCCATGGAAGCGGGCCATGTATGATGCATTGCTTGCTGCGAAGCAAAAgttaaaagaatattatgaAAAGACCTATCGCGATCATGGGTTTCTTTATGGTACAGGAACCTTGCTCGCACCGCAGTACAAACTCTGCGCCTTTGATGACACGGAATATTCTAAATGCCAGAGCGAAACATCCAAACGCTACTGTGATTACTTGAGGAATTGCTTTGCACAGTACAAACGCGAGACGCCCGAGATGTCGTTTCGGCCGATGCATTCCTCTTGTCCACAGCAGGCGTCAGAGTTGGACCGGCTCCTCACCCCACTGAGTACTTCCCAGCTGAGTGCAAGAAGCGAATACGACGAAGTAGACCGATATTTGAGAGAGG GAACCGTCCAGCTGCCGCCGCGAGCCTATTGGAAAGAGCACGAACATGAATACCCCGTTCTGTCGCGACTTGCTCGCGACTTGCTTTCCGTTCCGGCCACTGGCGCTGGTGTCGAGCGTCTATTCAACACTGCGCGAGATATCTGCCACTATCGTCGTGGGTCGCTCAATGAATCGACCATTCAAGACCTAATGATGTACAAGTGCTCAGAGATATTTAACCTGGACATTGAGACGTTGAGCTGCCTTGAAAAATCATCGATTGAGGACGTCGATCAAGAGAGgctcgaggaggaggaagccatcAAAACAAGTGAAGAAGAATTTGATCCAATcagtgatgacgaagagggagcAATTGAAGACGACGGCCGCGTACTTTCCGCTGGAGATGTAACAAGCCGAGAATGTATGATGTCAGATGTTTCTCCCACGCATGACATCCACGAAcaagatgacgaggaagatgacggggagaaggagcagaacgaggaggaggctaCTGACGATGAATTGCTTCCACCCCCAATTCAGCAGCTCCGCGACAGATCTCAAAAAAGGTCCTCAGGGAGGGTCACAGTGCCATCTAGTAGACTACAAGGTTACGAATTGTATTAG